The following proteins are co-located in the Rhodococcus opacus B4 genome:
- a CDS encoding cytochrome P450, which translates to MTGSASEKIISPAARVFWDRSFADRRALFEGLRQRTPIEFHTETDGPGFWSVVGYDDVVAVSRNPEVFSSAKGFTIDDVPVEILEFAMSMIAMDNPRHQHLRGIVQSAFTAASVRGIAERVRGHAAQIAADLPRDTEFDFVHDVATRLPVQVICELLGIPESDRPMILAAAADVISGGGDQEFVTAPGGAAGLGQIYGYALDLGERRKADPGDDLTSRLVSTMVDGESLTPTEFGSFVILLITAGYETTRQALAWALYLLSAHPRQKDLLLADFAGRIDNTIDEVIRFASPVPYMRRTATVDTELGGAHIAAGDKVVMWYLSANHDERVFDGPDRFDITRPNAGKQLGFGAKDIHHCLGVNLAKLELRVMLEELFTAHPGLHAVGEPELLLSAFISGIASLPARAGDRP; encoded by the coding sequence GTGACGGGTTCTGCGTCCGAAAAAATCATCTCGCCTGCCGCACGCGTGTTCTGGGACCGCAGCTTCGCGGATCGTCGCGCCCTGTTCGAGGGTCTTCGTCAGCGGACGCCGATCGAGTTCCACACCGAAACAGACGGTCCGGGCTTCTGGTCGGTCGTCGGATACGACGACGTGGTGGCGGTGAGCCGGAACCCGGAGGTCTTCTCCTCGGCCAAGGGATTCACCATCGACGACGTCCCCGTCGAGATCCTCGAGTTCGCCATGTCGATGATTGCGATGGACAACCCCCGGCACCAGCATCTGCGGGGGATCGTGCAATCGGCGTTCACCGCCGCGTCGGTGCGGGGCATCGCCGAGCGGGTCCGTGGTCATGCCGCGCAGATCGCCGCCGACCTGCCCCGGGACACGGAGTTCGACTTCGTCCACGACGTCGCAACCCGGTTGCCAGTGCAGGTGATCTGCGAGCTGCTCGGGATCCCGGAGAGCGACCGGCCGATGATCCTGGCGGCGGCGGCCGACGTCATTTCCGGAGGTGGTGACCAGGAGTTCGTCACCGCCCCCGGCGGTGCGGCCGGTCTCGGTCAGATCTACGGGTACGCCCTCGACCTGGGCGAGCGGCGCAAGGCGGACCCCGGCGACGACCTGACGTCCCGGCTGGTGTCGACGATGGTCGACGGGGAGAGCCTCACGCCGACGGAGTTCGGGTCGTTCGTCATCCTGCTGATCACTGCGGGTTACGAGACCACCCGGCAGGCGCTGGCGTGGGCGCTGTATCTTCTCAGCGCGCACCCCCGCCAGAAGGATCTGCTGCTCGCCGATTTCGCCGGCCGCATCGACAACACGATCGACGAGGTGATCCGCTTCGCGTCCCCGGTGCCCTACATGCGGCGCACCGCGACCGTCGACACCGAGCTCGGCGGCGCCCACATCGCGGCCGGGGACAAGGTCGTCATGTGGTACCTGTCCGCGAACCACGACGAACGCGTCTTCGACGGTCCGGATCGGTTCGACATCACCCGCCCGAACGCGGGCAAGCAACTCGGTTTCGGTGCGAAAGACATCCACCACTGCCTGGGCGTGAACCTCGCAAAGCTGGAGCTGCGGGTCATGCTCGAGGAACTGTTCACCGCCCACCCCGGACTCCACGCGGTGGGGGAGCCCGAGCTGCTGCTCTCCGCGTTCATCAGCGGCATCGCGTCACTGCCGGCCCGGGCAGGCGACCGACCGTGA
- a CDS encoding class I SAM-dependent methyltransferase has protein sequence MPLAPFDPITAIYTPAHAWMYETIVAPAVFRSRRVIDEYFLPHLPPNARILDVGSGGALFTKYMADQRPDVHILGLDLSQAQIKRAGKRMRSYGDRVRFDVGDATKLDFADQTFDGVISYGSIKHWSSREAGLAECVRVLKPGGPLLITDADRSTSFEDAEKFVENYKAPRILGAVNLAIFHTWIAGRSISLDEARDLAGGLELDDATVARITDMPLVMISGRRPA, from the coding sequence ATGCCGCTGGCACCATTCGACCCCATCACCGCGATCTACACGCCGGCTCACGCCTGGATGTACGAGACCATCGTGGCACCGGCGGTCTTTCGCTCACGCCGCGTCATCGACGAGTACTTCCTGCCGCATCTTCCACCGAACGCCCGAATTCTGGACGTCGGATCCGGTGGGGCGCTGTTCACCAAGTACATGGCCGACCAGCGGCCCGACGTGCACATCCTGGGTCTCGATCTGTCGCAGGCGCAGATCAAACGCGCCGGCAAGCGCATGCGCAGCTACGGCGACCGGGTGCGGTTCGACGTGGGTGACGCCACGAAGCTCGACTTCGCCGATCAGACGTTCGACGGCGTGATCAGCTACGGCTCGATCAAGCATTGGTCGTCGCGCGAGGCCGGGCTCGCCGAGTGCGTGCGCGTCCTCAAACCGGGTGGCCCGCTGTTGATCACCGATGCGGACCGCAGCACGAGTTTCGAGGACGCCGAGAAGTTCGTCGAGAACTACAAGGCGCCGCGCATTCTCGGTGCCGTCAACCTCGCGATCTTCCACACCTGGATCGCCGGACGCTCGATCAGTCTCGACGAGGCGCGTGACCTCGCGGGCGGGCTCGAGCTCGACGACGCGACCGTGGCCCGCATCACCGACATGCCGCTCGTCATGATTTCCGGTCGCCGGCCCGCGTGA
- a CDS encoding sugar phosphate isomerase/epimerase family protein, which produces MKIGLLTDSVSHLPFDAALDLARTHGLSSVEVATGNWSESPHADLPALVSSAGAREEFLGKITSRGLTLSALTANGNQLHPVTGDRQARVVRDTITAASALGVPTVVLMSGLPGAEGDSSPNWITTSWPPENLDILAYQWQEVAIPYWKELAAFARDANVRLAVEACGAQLVHNVSTLHRLIDSAGADVVGANLDPSHLMWMGADIPAVIRSLGESIFHVHAKDIRINRWNAEKDGLLDTVPITTPHERAWNYVTLGLGHPDGRQFWADFVYNLRAVGYDGTLNIEHEDALVNSIEGVGRAAELLNQVVLTETPDWTPAHV; this is translated from the coding sequence GTGAAAATCGGACTACTCACTGACTCGGTCAGCCATCTGCCGTTCGACGCTGCACTGGACCTGGCGCGCACCCACGGACTGTCGTCCGTCGAGGTCGCGACGGGAAACTGGTCGGAGAGTCCGCACGCGGATCTGCCCGCCCTCGTGTCGTCCGCAGGGGCGCGGGAGGAGTTCCTCGGCAAGATCACGTCCCGCGGGCTGACCCTCAGCGCTCTCACCGCCAACGGCAACCAACTCCACCCCGTCACCGGCGACCGGCAGGCTCGAGTCGTCCGCGACACCATCACGGCGGCCAGTGCGCTCGGCGTCCCGACAGTCGTCCTCATGTCGGGATTGCCGGGCGCCGAGGGTGACTCGTCGCCCAACTGGATCACCACGTCCTGGCCACCGGAGAACCTCGACATCCTCGCCTACCAGTGGCAGGAGGTGGCGATTCCCTACTGGAAGGAACTCGCTGCCTTCGCGCGTGACGCCAACGTGCGCCTCGCCGTCGAGGCTTGCGGCGCCCAACTCGTCCACAACGTGTCGACTCTGCACCGGCTGATCGACAGCGCCGGGGCGGACGTCGTCGGCGCGAATCTCGACCCCTCGCACCTCATGTGGATGGGCGCGGACATCCCCGCCGTCATCCGCTCCCTCGGCGAGTCCATCTTTCACGTCCACGCCAAGGACATCCGGATCAACCGGTGGAACGCAGAGAAGGACGGTCTGCTCGACACCGTTCCGATCACTACCCCGCACGAGCGCGCATGGAACTACGTCACCCTCGGGCTGGGGCACCCGGACGGGCGGCAGTTCTGGGCCGATTTCGTCTACAACCTCCGCGCCGTCGGCTACGACGGCACGCTCAACATCGAACACGAGGACGCGCTCGTCAATTCGATCGAGGGCGTCGGCCGGGCTGCCGAACTGCTGAACCAGGTCGTCCTCACCGAAACTCCCGACTGGACACCGGCCCACGTGTAG
- a CDS encoding nitroreductase/quinone reductase family protein, with the protein MTTNKQAGKRKPGTPGAFSRWMQRTMNARMNRKIRRGHGQFMGMDVLILNTVGRRSGQPRQSPLAWFADGDNARLVVASGGGSQNPDWHANLMAHPGEVSIELPGGDATPVVAQQLEGDDREQAWQRIAAAQPRIAKYQSKSDRVYPVIRLTSR; encoded by the coding sequence ATGACGACGAACAAGCAAGCAGGCAAGCGCAAGCCCGGCACCCCCGGTGCGTTTTCACGGTGGATGCAGCGGACGATGAACGCCCGCATGAATCGCAAGATCCGACGCGGCCACGGCCAATTCATGGGAATGGACGTGCTGATCCTGAACACGGTGGGCCGCCGGAGCGGTCAGCCGCGGCAGTCACCCCTGGCATGGTTCGCCGACGGTGACAACGCCCGGCTGGTCGTCGCGTCGGGCGGAGGGAGCCAGAATCCCGACTGGCACGCCAACCTGATGGCGCACCCCGGCGAGGTCTCGATCGAACTGCCCGGCGGCGACGCCACCCCTGTGGTCGCGCAGCAGCTCGAGGGCGACGACCGCGAGCAGGCCTGGCAGCGCATCGCCGCCGCCCAGCCCCGCATCGCGAAGTATCAGAGCAAATCCGATCGGGTCTACCCGGTCATCCGGCTCACCTCACGATGA
- a CDS encoding metallophosphoesterase family protein — MKIVQISDTHLSARGGRTQQNFDRVVDYVNNQVRPDLIVHSGDIVIIHPDDAEDRAHAHALMQRFSAPVLVVPGNHDIGEPGSAPWKGIGVTDERIAAFETVWGPGHWRRDVDDWTVLGLNSELFGSGLDREAAQWAWIEDVAAELPDSQRVIVFLHKPIWSAVDEPVGHAVDIGESRTRLLEILGKVSLAAVGSGHLHCYRQTVRDGALEVWAPSTGFVAGEGDALPGPLHQLGIVEYDCTGGIVRASYRSVPGLDDVAAGAVPEVTEAIDALDSPVG, encoded by the coding sequence ATGAAGATCGTCCAGATCAGCGACACGCACCTGTCCGCCCGGGGCGGGCGCACGCAACAGAACTTCGACCGCGTTGTCGACTACGTGAACAATCAGGTCCGTCCCGATCTGATCGTGCACTCCGGCGACATCGTGATCATCCACCCCGACGACGCGGAAGACCGTGCCCACGCGCACGCTCTGATGCAGCGGTTCAGCGCTCCGGTGCTCGTCGTGCCCGGCAACCACGACATCGGCGAACCGGGCTCCGCGCCGTGGAAGGGAATCGGCGTGACCGACGAACGGATCGCCGCCTTCGAAACGGTGTGGGGGCCCGGCCATTGGCGCCGCGACGTCGACGACTGGACGGTCCTCGGACTGAACAGTGAACTCTTCGGTTCCGGTCTCGACCGGGAAGCCGCGCAGTGGGCCTGGATCGAAGACGTGGCCGCGGAACTCCCCGACTCGCAGCGGGTAATCGTCTTCCTGCACAAGCCGATCTGGAGCGCGGTCGACGAACCCGTCGGGCATGCCGTCGACATCGGAGAATCCCGGACGCGGTTGCTCGAGATCCTCGGGAAGGTGTCGCTCGCTGCCGTCGGCAGTGGGCACCTGCACTGCTACCGGCAAACTGTCCGCGACGGCGCACTCGAGGTGTGGGCGCCGTCGACCGGATTCGTGGCCGGCGAAGGCGACGCCCTCCCCGGCCCGCTGCACCAGCTCGGCATCGTCGAGTACGACTGCACCGGCGGCATCGTGCGGGCGAGCTATCGATCCGTGCCGGGCCTCGACGACGTCGCGGCCGGCGCAGTGCCCGAGGTGACCGAGGCCATCGACGCACTCGACAGCCCGGTCGGCTGA
- a CDS encoding carbohydrate ABC transporter permease, with amino-acid sequence MAFALVDAPARTATAAAPARDPGDAPVATRSRGRVAAGHVVLAAVTVFSVFPVYWMFATAFRRPEDSLSVSPVPSPFSLENFRYVWETIPMASMLVNTFVMALAMSVSQLLVAILAAYAFARWTFFGKQVLFLLFVGSWLVPFQVTMIPNYLLISQLGLLNTVAGIVIPNLCSAFGVLLMRQHMEAFPRELLDASQIDGQSSWATLWKVVLPNMRPALAALGIMLFISAWNEYLWPSLVMRQSNAVVQIGIRSFLGAEGNNWGAVMAASGLACLPIFLIYLFLQRYVRDAFVRSGLK; translated from the coding sequence ATGGCATTCGCACTTGTCGACGCGCCGGCCCGCACGGCCACCGCCGCGGCCCCGGCCCGCGATCCCGGCGACGCCCCGGTCGCCACCCGCTCCCGCGGCCGGGTTGCGGCGGGGCACGTGGTGCTCGCCGCCGTCACCGTGTTCAGCGTCTTCCCGGTGTACTGGATGTTCGCCACCGCGTTCCGTCGTCCCGAGGATTCGCTGTCCGTCAGCCCCGTGCCGTCCCCGTTCAGCCTCGAGAACTTCCGCTACGTGTGGGAGACCATTCCGATGGCGTCGATGCTGGTCAACACGTTCGTCATGGCGTTGGCGATGTCCGTCAGCCAGCTGCTGGTCGCGATCCTCGCCGCCTACGCGTTCGCGCGGTGGACGTTCTTCGGGAAGCAGGTTCTGTTCCTGCTGTTCGTCGGGTCGTGGCTGGTGCCGTTCCAGGTCACGATGATCCCGAACTACCTCCTCATCTCGCAGCTGGGTCTGCTGAACACGGTGGCGGGGATCGTGATCCCGAACCTGTGCTCGGCGTTCGGGGTTCTGCTGATGCGTCAGCACATGGAGGCGTTTCCGCGAGAGCTGCTGGACGCCTCCCAGATCGACGGCCAGAGCTCGTGGGCGACCCTGTGGAAGGTGGTGCTGCCCAACATGAGACCGGCGCTCGCCGCACTGGGCATCATGTTGTTCATCTCGGCGTGGAACGAGTACCTGTGGCCGTCGCTGGTCATGCGGCAGTCGAATGCGGTCGTCCAGATCGGAATCCGCAGCTTCCTCGGCGCCGAGGGCAACAACTGGGGCGCGGTGATGGCCGCGTCCGGGCTCGCCTGCCTCCCCATCTTCCTGATCTACCTGTTCCTCCAGCGCTACGTGCGCGACGCATTCGTCCGGTCCGGCCTGAAATGA
- a CDS encoding carbohydrate ABC transporter permease, producing MFVEVPSTTSSSGAETATRPSWAVRVRRGVSPYLYLLPAVVMLVVWIYKPLGETVGLSFYKWNMVPTSPKVPVGMDNYVRVLSLPELHQALRNTILYVLAFMVFSLLLPMIVALLSNRVAGRWKTLYQALIFVPFLITPVAGSAIWRWLFNPEGGTIPRVAATLGFELGNVFREPGLAMLGVVLIVGWQMLGFGVLVISAGLAGINPDYASAAALDGASQSAITRKITLPLLSPTLVFLGLMTILLGAQWAYPIIDIVTQGGPSGSSTNIYYLLYEFGFQNFDAGLSAAAGTLFFLGFGLIAVVFVRVSDRLSFYDN from the coding sequence ATGTTCGTCGAAGTTCCGTCCACCACGTCCTCGAGCGGTGCCGAGACGGCGACGCGCCCGTCGTGGGCTGTGCGGGTACGACGCGGTGTCTCTCCGTACCTCTACCTTCTGCCTGCCGTCGTGATGCTCGTCGTGTGGATCTACAAGCCGCTCGGGGAGACGGTCGGGCTGTCGTTCTACAAGTGGAACATGGTGCCCACCAGCCCGAAAGTTCCCGTGGGAATGGACAACTACGTTCGGGTCCTGTCGCTCCCCGAACTCCATCAGGCACTGCGGAACACGATTCTGTACGTTCTCGCGTTCATGGTGTTCTCGCTGCTGCTGCCGATGATCGTCGCGCTGCTGTCGAACCGCGTCGCGGGACGCTGGAAGACGCTCTACCAGGCGTTGATCTTCGTGCCGTTTCTCATCACCCCGGTGGCGGGCAGCGCGATCTGGCGGTGGCTGTTCAATCCCGAGGGCGGCACGATTCCCAGGGTGGCCGCGACCCTCGGATTCGAACTGGGCAACGTGTTTCGCGAACCCGGTCTGGCGATGCTCGGCGTCGTGCTGATCGTCGGATGGCAGATGCTCGGCTTCGGTGTGCTCGTCATCTCCGCGGGGCTGGCCGGGATCAACCCCGACTACGCGTCGGCGGCGGCCCTCGACGGCGCGTCGCAATCGGCCATCACCCGCAAGATCACCCTGCCGCTGCTGTCCCCGACGCTCGTGTTCCTCGGCCTGATGACGATCCTGCTGGGAGCACAGTGGGCCTACCCGATCATCGACATCGTCACCCAGGGCGGCCCGAGCGGTTCCTCCACCAACATCTACTACCTGCTGTACGAGTTCGGATTCCAGAATTTCGACGCCGGACTGTCGGCCGCGGCCGGGACCCTGTTCTTCCTGGGTTTCGGACTGATCGCCGTCGTGTTCGTCCGGGTGTCGGACCGACTGAGCTTCTACGACAACTAG
- a CDS encoding phosphodiesterase, translating into MSQYGEPDHYILHVSDTHFVTDGDLLHDRVDSDANLTRLFDRLEKTGQRPEAIVFTGDLADMGEPEAYVRLRRIVEPAAERLGAKVIWVMGNHDARPAFRSGLLDAEPTQDSVDAVVDVNGLRIIVLDSTVPGFHHGLISDEQLAWLTDVLAEPAPHGTLLALHHPPVPGLLDAMGSVELQDQHRLETVLAGTDVRGILAGHLHFSTTCTFAGIPVSVASATCYTQDLLVGSGSIRGQDGAQGYNMVHVYRDRVLHTVVPLDVSPTVYEMTADEIRQSIEQLTAPGV; encoded by the coding sequence ATGTCCCAGTACGGCGAACCGGACCACTACATTCTGCACGTCAGCGACACCCACTTCGTCACCGACGGCGACCTGCTCCACGACCGCGTCGACAGCGACGCCAACCTCACCCGCCTGTTCGACCGGCTCGAGAAGACCGGTCAGCGACCCGAGGCCATCGTGTTCACCGGCGACCTCGCCGACATGGGTGAGCCCGAGGCGTACGTGCGCCTGCGCCGGATCGTCGAGCCGGCCGCCGAGCGCCTCGGCGCGAAGGTGATCTGGGTGATGGGCAACCACGACGCCCGGCCCGCCTTCCGGAGCGGCCTCCTCGACGCCGAGCCCACCCAGGACTCGGTCGACGCGGTCGTCGACGTCAACGGTTTGCGGATCATCGTGCTGGACAGCACGGTTCCGGGGTTCCACCACGGGCTGATCAGCGACGAGCAACTCGCCTGGCTGACCGACGTCCTGGCCGAGCCCGCACCGCACGGCACCCTGCTCGCCCTGCACCACCCGCCGGTGCCGGGGCTGCTCGACGCCATGGGGTCGGTGGAGTTGCAGGACCAGCACCGGCTCGAGACCGTGCTCGCGGGCACCGACGTCCGCGGAATCCTCGCCGGCCACCTGCACTTCTCCACGACGTGCACGTTCGCGGGCATCCCGGTGTCGGTCGCATCGGCCACCTGCTACACGCAGGATCTGCTCGTCGGCTCGGGCAGCATCCGAGGCCAGGACGGCGCCCAGGGTTACAACATGGTGCACGTCTACCGCGACCGCGTGCTGCACACGGTGGTGCCGCTCGATGTGTCCCCCACGGTCTACGAGATGACTGCGGATGAGATCCGGCAGTCGATCGAACAGCTCACGGCGCCCGGCGTCTGA
- a CDS encoding tyrosine-protein phosphatase, translating into MTSTLPAPSTHRRLNLTGTYNFRDLGGFPTGTGTTKWNKLFRSDALHKLDQPARDLLRERKLALVIDLREQQERDDNPTALDGVGHRVEHLPVYEGEIDLDGANFDLAVVYREMVANYGYRLTRAVRAIAASGDGATVVHCTAGKDRTGLVVALTLAAVGVDGRDIVADYATSEVLLAGDWALGMAEKMRARGLPDGVDVDHLVGASPSALMRTTLDSITATHGGVRGYLQAHGMTEGEFDNLRSALVA; encoded by the coding sequence ATGACGAGCACCCTGCCGGCGCCGAGCACTCATCGGCGCCTGAACCTGACCGGCACGTACAACTTCCGCGATCTCGGTGGCTTCCCCACGGGGACGGGAACGACCAAGTGGAACAAACTGTTCCGGTCGGACGCGCTTCACAAGCTCGACCAGCCCGCGCGCGACCTCCTCCGCGAGCGGAAACTCGCACTCGTCATCGACCTCCGCGAACAGCAGGAGCGCGACGACAACCCGACCGCCCTCGACGGCGTCGGTCACCGGGTCGAGCACCTGCCGGTGTACGAGGGGGAGATCGACCTCGACGGCGCGAACTTCGACCTCGCCGTCGTCTACCGAGAGATGGTCGCGAACTACGGATATCGCCTGACCCGCGCGGTCCGTGCCATCGCCGCCTCGGGCGACGGCGCCACCGTCGTGCACTGCACGGCGGGCAAGGATCGCACCGGCCTGGTCGTGGCGTTGACCCTTGCGGCCGTGGGTGTCGACGGGCGCGACATCGTCGCCGACTACGCGACGTCCGAGGTTCTGCTGGCGGGCGACTGGGCGCTCGGCATGGCCGAGAAGATGCGCGCCCGCGGCCTTCCCGACGGCGTGGACGTCGACCACCTGGTCGGCGCCAGCCCGTCCGCGCTGATGCGCACGACTCTCGACTCGATCACCGCCACACACGGAGGCGTCCGCGGGTACCTGCAGGCCCACGGCATGACCGAGGGCGAATTCGACAACCTGCGTAGCGCACTCGTTGCCTGA
- a CDS encoding ABC transporter substrate-binding protein, with translation MRRTPIRAVLAAAAAAATLAGCATGGAAPGAAGSGEPVPELDPNQQVDIVFESYNLQQAGLWSDTINGLVADFEAEHPNIHVKAQPPQGSTTTGSGTASSVQTQMLAGSPPDVAQLTFDTLDFAVNELGAQSLDGLFGAEAVDATFGGEHPFHPRAATLGDWNGETYGIPYVFSTPTLFYNATALAKAGLPADADLSTWPKVAAAAKAVTAATGKPALSVSCSVKGGNWCMQALFRSAGGDVLSQDRKTIEFGEPEAVSAVTTLRQMYDDGVLANLDSTTQYESFAKGDVAIQLQTSALQGMFMKSAATGGWDLRAAPMPAFDGHDAVPTNSGSALFTFSQDPAKQRASWEFMQFMTSDHAYTEISSKIGYLPLRPSLTQDPAALKDWADNNPLLAPNLGQLDKLEPWTSYPGNSYVQADDILEQAVEDSVYYGKDPAATMQAAQQRVQELIQ, from the coding sequence ATGCGTAGAACCCCGATCCGTGCCGTGCTGGCCGCGGCCGCTGCCGCCGCCACGCTGGCCGGCTGTGCCACGGGAGGCGCCGCCCCCGGGGCCGCAGGCAGCGGCGAACCGGTGCCCGAACTCGACCCGAACCAGCAGGTCGACATCGTCTTCGAGTCGTACAACCTGCAACAGGCCGGACTCTGGTCCGACACGATCAACGGCCTCGTCGCCGACTTCGAGGCCGAGCACCCGAACATCCACGTGAAGGCGCAACCCCCGCAGGGGAGCACCACGACCGGCTCCGGAACCGCGAGCAGCGTGCAGACGCAGATGCTCGCCGGCTCACCCCCGGATGTGGCCCAATTGACGTTCGACACTCTGGATTTCGCGGTCAACGAACTCGGCGCCCAGTCGCTCGACGGACTGTTCGGCGCCGAGGCCGTGGACGCGACGTTCGGCGGCGAGCACCCGTTCCACCCGCGGGCCGCGACGCTCGGCGACTGGAACGGCGAGACCTACGGCATCCCCTACGTGTTCTCCACACCCACCCTCTTCTACAACGCGACGGCACTCGCGAAGGCCGGTCTCCCGGCCGACGCGGATCTGTCGACGTGGCCGAAGGTGGCGGCCGCCGCCAAGGCAGTGACGGCGGCTACGGGCAAACCGGCGCTGTCCGTGTCGTGCTCGGTGAAGGGCGGCAACTGGTGCATGCAGGCGCTGTTCCGGTCGGCAGGCGGCGACGTCCTGTCGCAGGACCGCAAGACCATCGAGTTCGGTGAGCCCGAGGCGGTGTCGGCCGTGACCACGTTGCGGCAGATGTACGACGACGGCGTCCTCGCCAATCTCGACTCGACAACCCAGTACGAGAGTTTCGCGAAGGGCGACGTGGCGATCCAGCTCCAGACGTCGGCGCTGCAGGGAATGTTCATGAAGTCGGCGGCGACCGGCGGCTGGGACCTGCGGGCCGCACCGATGCCCGCTTTCGACGGGCACGACGCGGTGCCCACCAACTCCGGGTCCGCACTGTTCACGTTCTCGCAGGATCCGGCGAAGCAGCGGGCGTCGTGGGAGTTCATGCAGTTCATGACGAGCGATCACGCGTACACCGAGATCTCCAGCAAGATCGGCTACCTGCCGCTGCGCCCGTCCCTCACCCAGGACCCGGCGGCGCTGAAGGACTGGGCCGACAACAATCCGCTCCTCGCACCCAATCTCGGCCAGCTCGACAAGCTGGAGCCGTGGACGTCGTACCCCGGCAACAGCTACGTGCAGGCCGACGACATTCTCGAGCAGGCCGTGGAGGACTCGGTCTATTACGGCAAGGACCCGGCCGCCACCATGCAGGCGGCGCAGCAGCGCGTCCAGGAACTCATTCAGTAA
- a CDS encoding ABC transporter ATP-binding protein: protein MGRIRIENLSRKFADFTAVDNIDLDIRDGDFLVLLGPSGCGKTTLLRMLAGLLEPTSGRILLDEDDITAAPARRRDVAMVFQSYALYPHLSVAKNLGFPLRVKKMRKSEAAERVQTVAQQLDIAHLLNRKPKELSGGQRQRVAVGRAIVRNPKAFLMDEPLSNLDAKLRTATRRELTDLHRKLGATFVYVTHDQVEAMTMATRIALLNNGGLEQVGTPEDVYDRPASVFVAGFLGSPAMNLLDARVRTVNGTVIASAEGVTAPLWPGRTDGRDIVLGIRPEHLKVADPDEQAGVRLSVDVTSVENLGSEQVAYCEVGGATVCVRAPRPIALHAHRSAVLTADATHLHLFDRATGRRLEWVDVPELADIDSPIHSETLSATGAA from the coding sequence ATGGGCAGGATTCGGATCGAGAATCTGAGTCGAAAGTTCGCAGATTTCACCGCAGTCGACAACATCGACCTCGACATCCGGGACGGCGACTTCCTGGTCCTCCTCGGGCCCAGCGGCTGCGGAAAGACCACGTTGCTGAGAATGCTCGCGGGACTTCTCGAGCCGACCAGCGGACGAATCCTGCTCGACGAAGACGACATCACCGCCGCGCCCGCCCGGCGGCGGGACGTCGCGATGGTCTTCCAGAGTTACGCGCTGTACCCGCACCTCAGCGTCGCGAAGAACCTCGGATTTCCGTTGCGCGTGAAGAAGATGCGTAAATCGGAGGCCGCCGAGCGCGTCCAGACCGTCGCGCAGCAACTCGACATCGCGCACCTCCTGAACAGGAAGCCGAAGGAACTGTCCGGTGGCCAGCGGCAGCGGGTCGCGGTCGGGCGCGCGATCGTGCGCAACCCGAAGGCCTTCCTGATGGACGAGCCGCTCTCCAACCTCGACGCCAAGCTCCGGACCGCGACGCGGCGCGAACTCACCGACCTCCATCGCAAGCTCGGGGCCACGTTCGTGTACGTCACCCACGACCAGGTCGAGGCGATGACGATGGCGACGCGGATCGCCCTGCTGAACAACGGCGGTCTGGAGCAGGTCGGAACGCCGGAGGACGTCTACGACCGGCCTGCGTCCGTCTTCGTGGCCGGGTTCCTCGGCAGCCCCGCGATGAATCTGCTCGACGCGCGGGTCCGCACAGTCAACGGCACTGTCATCGCGTCCGCCGAGGGCGTCACCGCACCGCTGTGGCCGGGACGGACCGACGGCCGCGACATCGTCCTGGGCATCCGCCCGGAACACCTGAAGGTCGCCGACCCGGACGAGCAGGCGGGAGTCCGGCTGTCGGTCGACGTCACGTCCGTCGAGAACCTCGGCAGCGAGCAGGTCGCGTACTGCGAGGTCGGGGGCGCCACGGTCTGCGTGCGCGCGCCCAGGCCGATCGCGTTGCATGCCCACCGGTCCGCGGTCCTCACCGCGGATGCCACCCACCTGCACCTCTTCGACCGCGCAACCGGACGTCGCCTGGAGTGGGTGGATGTTCCCGAACTCGCCGACATCGATTCCCCGATTCATTCCGAAACACTTTCCGCAACAGGAGCAGCGTGA